A region of the Elusimicrobiota bacterium genome:
GGTGGGCCTCAGCGGCGCGCACATAGCGCGCGCCGTAGGCCCCGGCGTTATCGAGACAAGAGTTCATAAGTGAAAAGCTCAAACCAGACCGATGCCACCGTCTATTGGGGAAGCCTGATTACCATTATTGGCGCGATGACTTTCTCCACCATCGTAATCGTCCTTCATGTTGTCCAGCGAGCAGATCCCTTCCAGCGACTGATAAGTGAATTGGCATTGCATGATTTTGGTGGAGCGATGCTAGTCGCCTTCTGTGGGCTTGGTGCGAGCTTTTTCGGCCTTCAAGTGGCAATCTCGCGGCTCGAAGCAGCAATCGTTCTGCGAGGTCTTCTAGTTGTGGCAGGGTTGGCCTTTTTGTTGGCTGGAATGGTAACCCTTGCGGCAAGAACGGACATTCACATCGGGAGCGTGGCCATCGCCTTCGTGGCATCAGTGGCAGCCATGTATTGCTTTCCTTCCGCCGGGGGACGAGCAGCGGAAGTAGCTCCTCGGTATCTTTCATGGCCTCTCGCGGCCGGAGTTGTGGCAGGAATATTATTGGGGTTATCCGTGTTGCCCGTTGGCCTAGGGCAAAGAATTGCGGCTCTGTGCCTAGCGTGCTGGCTGGCAATCACTGGTTGGCGGCTTAGAAATGCTCGATAACATCGGCTTCGGCGGCCGCGCGCAAGTGCGCGGAACGCCCACGTGGGGTCGGCCTCAGCGGCACGCGCATAGCGCGCGCCGCCGAGCCCGGCGTTATGCGGATTGACATGTTTAAGTTCAGTGGCGCCTTGTTTTGGCTTGGCGCCTCCCTTCTGGCAATCTCAGGGTGCGCTCCCGCACAGCGAAAGTCTTCGTCGGTGGGGGCTGCTCCCAGAGCAGCGCCAATCATGGGAACTGGTAAGGCCGGAATCGAGTGGGTGACCATCCCAGGCGGGAGCTTCATCATGGGCTCGAATCAATGGGCCAATATGAAATTTTTCCCAAGCACTACACCTCGGCACAAAGTGACGATCAAGGCCTTTCAAATGGCGAAGTCCACAGTAACCAACAAACAGTACCGCGCGTGCGTCCAGGCTGGCGTCTGCACTCCGCCACATATCTTGCTCAGCAAAATCATCCCAGAGGAGGGCTTAAGCCTCTATTACGACGATCGATCCTACTTTGAGGGCGATGATCAGCCAGTAGTTGGCATCGACTGGAACCAAGCCAAGACCTTTTCGGAATGGGTCGGCGGTCGGCTTCCCAGCGAGGCTGAGTGGGAATACGCCGCGCGCAGCGCCGGCAAGGAATGGAAGTTCCCCTGGGGCGATGCGGGGGCGACTTGCAGGACAGCTGTCATGGAGGGTTGTGTTGGCAGAGGGACAAAGCCCGTCTGTTCAACGCCAGCGGGAAACACTACCCAGGGACTCTGCGACATGGCAGGGAATGTCGTCCAGTGGGTGCAGGATCTATACCATCAATCCTACGCGGGACAGCCGACCGATGGGACAGCATGGGAGTTTTCAGAAGGCCCGAATCAGAACGACCGTGTTATTCGTGGAAGTTCGTGGCATTCGGAAGTCTATCTTTCCGGCCACCGTTTTCTTGGCGACCCCGCTGATCAAGGTCCTGCCCTAGGCTTCCGGCCCGCGAGGTCACCTTGAGCTCGCTTATTGGGGGAAGAACACGCATAACATTCGGCGCTGCGGGCGCGCGCACATGCGGAGCGCCAAGGTGGGGTTGGCCAATGCGGCGCGCACATAGCGCGCGCCGCAGACCGTCGCGTTATCCAGCATGAGAGTGAAAATGCGATTCTTATTTTGGGGCAGTATTTTTGTGCAGGCCTTCATGCCATCACGATGTTGTGCGCAACTCACGCAAGCAAACATCGACAAAGAGTTTTTCTTGATTCTCCCTTCGAGCATGACGGTCCATATCCATGATGCGCCAAAGTGGCTTAAGCTTCTTGATCAATATGTAAGGAAGACGCATCCATCACTGTGGAATCCAAAAACAACCTTCAGATGGTCCTCAACGATTGGCCATTTGGAACAGAATGAAGGTGGAGAGAATCGGTTTTCCCCAGGTCGACTGCCCGGCCATGGACAGATCGTCGTGGAGAACAGTCAAACGAAAGGGAAGGCTGTAATTGAAGTGGCAGTCCTTCCGCTTGATGGTGCTGATGCTCGCTTCGGTCGGCGGGTCGATATGCAACCAGGGGGGCACGACCTTCTATTCATTTTTCCGGCACTTTGTGAAGCCGTTAGGTCGCCGTGTGGCATTGAGTATGCGAAAGTCTCGCCCATTAAGAAACCTAGGCCGAATCTTCAGGGGGTCGCCCCAAAAGATAGGCTGGATGAGATTGCCAGACACGAGAATCGGCGGATTGATGTAGCTTTCCAGCATGTCAGGCCACAGACGGTTCTCGACGCAATTTCTACACAGTCTCCGGACTATCGATGGCTTCGTCAGGGGGGTGTGATTGATCTTATTCCCAAACCTGGGAAGGGTTGGGAGACAAAGGGAGACAGTATCCTTGACAGACAATTTAAGGGACCGCTATCAATGCCGGGCACCACTGCCTCGAAAGCCATGGAATTGCTAATGGAAGCAGTTGGCAGAGAGATGGGCATCAACATTAGCAGTGCACATGCAGCTTTGGGACCTGCAGCGCCTTCCCCGGGACTCGAGAGACCTGAACCGACCATTTCAATAACACTTTCCAATTGTGTCCTTCGAGAATGTTTGAACGAAATTGCCCGGGCCGATGGCCAGGCCATATGGCATTTCGGGCCGCTGCTGCCAAGTGGGTATGCATATAGGCTATCGCGCTGGGGCCGGAACTAAGGGACGAAACGGCATGAATCTGGATAACACGGGCTTCGACGGGCGCGCCTCAATGAGGTACACTCATAGCGGCGGCGCGCGCCGTCGAGCCTGGCGTTGGGCTGAAGTGCGAACGAAGAGCCAGGAATGATTTCTTCGAAAATGATAACGGCGCTGGACATTAGTGCCGCTTGCCTCGTCGCCATCGCTCTTTATTTTGCATGGCGATTCATAAGGCAAAAGCCGATGGGGAAATCCTGGACAATTAGGTTATCCATCGCTTCCGGAGCCTATAACCTCCTTTGGTGGCTGAGCATCTCCCGGCTCCTGCCTCGGGAGACGGCGCTCAAGACTAATCCGATTCACTCCATCTTCTTGCGAATCCCACCTCCGGTTGTCGAGAGACCCTTACAGCTACTGCACATCACCTGCTCTCACATCTGGGACATCCTCTTGCTGGAAATCATGATCGTTCTCGTCGCAACGGGAGTTTCGGCATTGGCCGGCGCGTGCGTTGGAGCGATTGTCGATCTTGGCTTCAGATTCCGCATACCAAAAGCTTGAAATGACTCAGCCCAACATTGGGTTTTGCTGTCGCGCGCAAGCGCGGAACACCAAAGTGGGGGCAGCCTTTGCGGCCCGCGCATAGCGCGCGCCGCAAACCCTCGCGTTGGGCCGACCACCAATCTTGATTAGACTTTTTGACTCGCCGGACGAGAGTTGCGATGGGCAGTGAATAGCGATGGAACAAATATATCTGGATCAGTTGAAAATAAGACTGTTCTTCGATTTGCATCATCGCGCCATCTTCGGAGCGGTGATAATGGCGGGCTGCTTCTACTATTTAGGAGCAGCCATCAAGCATTACAAATCTAAAGCGACTACCGCATCACGGCGGATGTTGGTTTGGGCTATTGTCGCGATAACGGCTAACTCGATTTGGCTATTTCTTGGCACCTCAGGTCTGTTCGCATCCTTCTGTTGCACAAAATTTCCTTTCTATATGACGATAGTAGTATGTCTCGGTATCATCATATTTGCCAGCTTGTGCCTTTGCGAAAAATATAGGAGTTCGATCACGAAGCAATCGGTGCCAACGGCGCGAACTCAATGAGGACCGAAAGACAAAGTATCCGCGTCCCAACATTCGGCTCTGCGGGCGCGCGCAGTTGCGGCGCAAAGTGGGGTTGGCCAATGCGACGCGCACATAGCGCGCGCCGCAGGCCGTCGCGTTGTGCCGATTTATTTATTTTGGAGGACCGGTGACCACTCGATCTAACTGCAGCTGTGGATTCCCAGCAAAATGGGCAGCCGACCCAAATATGCCCATTGCATTTGACCAGAAGCTCAACGAATTTCAGCTCCAAAATCGTAGCGGAGGTCATTGGCCCATCAGGTATTGTCCTTTGTGCGGAGGCACCCTGGCGGAATCAAAGCGGAAAGAAGAGGCTCCCCAGATTGATGAACGCGAGATGGCAGAAGTCCGCGCCCTCTTCCAGCGCAATATCCGTACAGCAGTTCAGATGAAAGAAATTCTTGGTGATCCGGACCATATCAAGGAGCGGGACAACGACCCCTATGTAAGTCAGCAATTCGTACGCTGGTATGAGTATTTCAAGCGGTGGCGCACAATCTGTCTGACCTTCGCGGAAATGCAAGATGGTAAACTCGAAATGTCGTTCCAGGGCAAGACCACGGAGTGATAGTTGGGACGGCACAACATCGGCTTCGGCGGTCGCGCGCAAATCTGTGGAGCGCCAACGTGGGGTCGGCCTCAGCGGCACGCGCATAGCGCGCGCCGCCGAGCCCGGCGTTGTGCAGTGCTAGAAAAGGACTGACATGCAGGCATTGGCCCTTTGCATCCTCTTCGCAACCTGGATCCTTCCGATAGCGTTGGTCTTTCTTCTAAAACACCCCGCTCGTCACGGCGTCATTGCTGTGGCCACTTACGGGTTAACAATGGCAGCCGTCTTGGTCCCAGCAGGAATTTACTTCGCGGCCAATGGCGGAGGTGCCTATCTCACTGCTCCGACATTATTTTCAGGCGTGGGTTTTCTAGTGGCATCCCTGGGCCTGCTACTGGCCCCGACCAACATCTTTCGCCTCTTATTCTGCATTGCGCCCATTGGCATCTTTTGGTATTGTGGCGCGGGCTTCTGGGCTATGGGAATTCGTGCGGTAATCCACATGGACGTACCAAATAGGTTGCTGCTCGGGCCCATGATTTTCGCCCCACTCTCAGGAATGATCTTTCTGAACCTCGAGTCGACAAGGAAACACCTTCGAGGGAACAAATGAAGGCAGCAAGGACCGACGAGGGCCTGCACAACATCGGCTTCGCCGGTCGCGCGCAAGCGCGGAACCCAACGTGGGGCTGGCCTCAGCGGCACGCGCATAGCGCGCGCCGTCGAGCCCAGCGTTCGGCCGCACAAATGAGGCAGCCAAAAAGTTCATGAGAAGATTTCGCGTTGTGGGGCTCTTCTTGGCGGTTTTGGTCCCGTTACTGATTTTCTTGACATACAAAGGAGCGCCAGTCGCTATTGACCATCGCAATCCCAAGTCGGTGCTTCGCGGCTATTTTGACGCATGGGGACGTAATGATTGGAAGCGTCAGGCTTCATTGATGGACGCGAAATACAGCAACATGGTCGAGGAACCCGTATATATCCTCCATCCTCTTTGGATAAGGTGTCTCAGCTCAACAGCCAACGAGACTGAATTCAGTGTCATCTTCTTCATTGATATGGCAGGCCAGGGTTTGAGCATGGAGTCAGGCCTGTATTCATGGACATATACTCTGACCTGGGACAAGAATAAGGAATCCTGGCTAATCACGAGCTATGGCATGGGTTGAGCCAGTTCCAGCAAAGGAACGTCGGCCGAACATCGGCTTCGCCGGCCGCGCGCAAATGCGCGGAATGCCAACGTGCGGCCTGGCTCTGCGGCACGCGCATCGCGCGCGCCGCAAACCCCAACGTTATGCGCCGAGATAGTTTCTTTCAAGACAACAGGTGATGAATGGCAAGCCGACACATTGATCTGGCCCGACTGGGCTGGAATGAGTGGTTCAAAAAAAGGGCGAAATGCGAGCCTGCGGATACTATCGCTCGGGTTGCTGCGGTCGATCGCGACTTGTTGTTGCTCATGAATCAAACCGGGGCCTTCCGGGCAAAATTGGCAGGCAGTTATCTATACCGACACCACCTGTCGCAGGAACTCCCGTGTGTCGGTGACTGGGTGTGTGTAGAAAAACACCCGGCTGACGATTTCGGGTTGGTCCATATGCTCCTGGAGCGAAGGACTGCTCTGCGCAGAAAGTCAGCGGGAGCCTCAGTCGGATATCAGATGATCGCGGCTAACATAGATCACGTGATCATCGTTCAGTCATGCCACTATGACTTCAACCTCAAGCGACTAGAGCGCTATCTCGTCATGGTGAGAGATGGCGGGGCAGATCCCTATGTCCTACTCACCAAAACGGACTTGGTCGAGCCCCAAGTCCTAGCATCCCAGCTAGCGGAGCTCCGCGCCGCGGGTGTCACGGCGCCGGCGCTGACCCTGAGCAACGTCACGCGAGAGGGCATTGACGAGCTCAAACGGACGCTGCTCCCCTCGAAGACGTATTGCTTTGTCGGATCATCCGGGGTCGGCAAGAGCACTCTCATCAACCGACTCATCGGCCAAGAAAAGCTCCAGACAAAAGGCGTCAGCGGAACGGGCGAGGGAAGGCATACCACCGTCCGCCGGGAATTGATCATCCTCGAGAGTGGCGCCATGGTCATCGACAACCCCGGCATGCGTGAGTTCGGGATCCTGGGGGCCGAAAGCGGGATAGACGGCAGCTTCCCCGACATCATCGGGTTCGCCTCTGGTTGCCGCTACAGGAATTGCAGTCATACAGGCGAGCCCGGCTGCGCTGTACTTGAAGCGATAGATTCAGGCGCTCTTAGCCAAGAGCACTATGACAATTACATCAAGCTCAGGGAAGAGTCCGAGTTCCATCAAATGTCATATGTCGAGAAGAGAAGGAAAGATCGTGACTTTGGAAGATACATCAAGTCCGCCAAGAAGGATCTCAAAAATCAGTAGGACACTTGCGCCGCGCATCAACATTCGCATGGGCCGCCCGTTTCTAAAAAACGGAAAGACGCCAGCCAGACAGCATCTGCCGTCCAGACACTCCGTGTCTGGACGGTTGCGCCCCAGACCTGCTGCGCATGTCCGGGGCGCTCGGAGAAAGGAGCTTACGCCTTCCTGACCAGCCGGCGCTCCTCATCGACCAGGAGCCGGACCGTCCTGCCGCCCGGCACAGCCGGCCCATAGCCCTGCGCGAGTTCATCGGAAGTCAGCCGCTGGCTTTCGTGAAGAGGGAACAGCCCCCATTGCCAGGCGGCTTCGACGCCGTGCGGCATCCCGTCCGAGCCGAGCAGGAGGTCGCGCCCAGGGACGAACCCCATGCGGTCTATGAGCATGCGGAAGGGATTGAGACTGCGCAAAAGCGCGGGCGGCAGGCGGTCCGCGTAGTCCCGGCTCTCCACGCTGAAGTTCGGCTGCATGCACAGCGCCAACCCGAGCTCCTTGGCCCTGCGGGCCTGAGCTTCGATGATGAACTGCACATGCTCCAGCCGCACGGACGGCAAGCGCAGGCCGTCCCGGTCGAGCCGCTCCAAGGCGGCGAGCGCCTGCTCGATGGCCCGTCCGCCGATGGCGTGGATGGCGACCGGCTTGCCCAAGCGCGCGAGGCCGGCCAGCCGCTCCTGGAGCGCCTCGTCGGAATGAAGCAGCGTCCCGAGCCCCCCCTGCAAGTAGGGCTCGCTGAGCGCCGCGGTATGCAGCGCCAAGGCGCCGTCCAAGAAGAGCTTGAAGCCTGCCACGGCCTGCCGGGCCCGCGGGCTGAAGCCCTGGAACGCGCCCGGATCGGCCCAGCAAGGCAGGTCCTTGCCCCAGGGGGAGGCCCGGATGACGTCCAGGGAGCGCTCATCGAGGATGAGCATGTCCTCGGCCAGACCCACGCCCAGGCCGGCGAGGCGCTCCATGAAGGCGGCCAGCTTCTCCGGGTCGAGCCCGGCCAGGCGGCCGTAAAGGGAGAGGACCGCGGCCAGGTTGAGCTCGCACCACCGCGGGTCCGCATGCCTCTCCACAAGCTCCGGGTCGCTCCGCCGCAGGCGGTCTTTCGCCCGGTCGGAAAGGAGCATGCCGTGCAGGCTGTAGTTGACGATCACGACTGGCGGCAGGGAGGCGAGCTCCTCGGGGGTGAAGGTCACGCGGGCGCTGTACCAGCCGACCACGATCGAGAGCCCATCCCGCGGCAGGCCGCGCAGCAGGAGCAAGGCCTCGTCCTGCGGCAGGCCGAGGATGCTGGGACAGTCACCCAGCGCCGCGTAGATGGAGACATGGGAATGGCGGTCGCGCAGCGGGGGCAGTGAGAGGGTTCGGCTCACGACTGCAATCATACCAAGATAGCGCGCGGTCCATTTGTTAGAATAACGCTCGATGACTCAGGCCGCCAAGATCCTGGAGCTGGGCTGCGGCGCCAACAAGACGCCCGGCGCCGTGGGCGTAGACCGCGTGGCCGGCCCGGGCGTGGACGTGGTCCACGATCTCAGGCGCCTGCCCTGGCCCTTCCCGGACAGCTCATTCGACGAGCTCCGGCTCTCCCACGTCCTAGAGCACCTCGACGATGTCCTGGGCGCCATGGAGGAGATCCACCGCATCGCCCGCCCGGACGCCCAGGTCCTCATCTGGACCCCCCATTACTCGTCCATGAACTCCTGGACCGACCCCACGCACTGCGTGCACATGGGCCTTCATCCCATGGACCTGTTCACCAAGGACGCGCGCTACGATTACACGAGCGCGCGCTTCGCCGTCCTGGAGAAACGCATCACCTTCGGCCTGGGGCTGCTGTGCCTGCCCGGCAAGCTCATCAACGCCTGGTCCCCGGACGCCTTCGAGAAGTACTTCGCCTTCATGTTCCCGGCCCGGGACCTGTTCTTCCGGCTGCAGGTCCTCAAGTAGCCCGGCTCATCGGGAATAGAGCTTCTCGTAGCTCTCGGCGACCCGCTCCAATGAGAAGTCCCGGGCCGCTTTCTCCCGGGCGGCCGCGCCCAGGCGTCCCGCCAGGCCCGGCTCGGCGAGGAACCTCCCGAGCTTGTCGGCCAGCTCGTCAGCGTCCTGGGGAGCGAAGAGCAGCCCGGTCTTGCCTTCCTCGACCGCCTCGGCCGTCCCCCCCACCCGGCTGCCCAGCACGGCCAGCCCCGAGGCCATGGCCTCCAGGAGGGCGTTGGAAAGCCCCTCGGAGACGGAGGGGAGGACGAAGACGTCCGCGGCCGCGTAAGCCTCCGCGATCCGCTCCATGGAGGCAAGCACGAAGATGCGCCCCGCCAGCGGGCTGGCCCGCGCGAGCGTCCGAAGCTCTTCGCCTTCGAGCCCGTCTCCCACCAGCGCCGCGAAGCCCGGCCGGTCCGCCGCGGCTCGGCACCAAGCCGACAGGAACCGGCCCAACTGCTTCTCCGGCGCGAGCCTGCCCACATAGAGGAAGCCCAGGCCTTCGGGCCAGCCCAGCTTGCGCCGCAGAGCCCGCTTCTCATCGGCCGAGACCGGACGGTAGCGGGCCGTGTCCACGCCGTTGGGCTGGACCTGGACCGGCACCGGCCCGAGGAACTGCGCGCATTCCTGGGCCAAGCCCTCGGTCACAGCCGCGAACTGCGGCTTGAGCCAGGAGAGCAGGCGCAGCTTCAAGCGCCCCCCGACCGTCCTGTCCGAGGTGGCGAGCTCGCCGATGCCGCGGCCGCCGCCGAGCTTGATGATGACGCGCTTGCCCAAAAGACGGCCGGCCAACGCCGCGGGCAGAGCCGGGGAGCCGGCGAGGTGGACGTGCACGGCGGAATACTCGCGGGCCCCGGTCCAGAGCCGGAGCCAGAGGGACGCCATGAAGGTCAGCGCGTTGAGGAAGCCTCCCCCGGCGCACCAGAGGCGCTCCACCGGGACGCCACGGACCTCCTCGTAGGCGGCCAGGCCGGGCAGCCGCCGGGTCAGGACCCGGACCCGGACGCCGCGAGCGAGCAAGGCGACCGAGAGCTCCAGGGCCTGCTTCTCCGCCCCCCCCACATAGGGATGGAAGCCGGCGCTGATCATCCAGACCGACAGACCGGGCAGGGTGGCCACAGCCTCAGCTCAGTTGGGCCGGAAGAACTCGGCCGCCACGCGGTCCCACTGGGTGTCGCCAAGCTGCGCCAGCTCGCCGACATGGAGGGCCCCATCCTGATATTCGTCAGTGCCGCCCTGCGGAGCCAATTCTCCCATGAGCTTGCGGAACCGCTCCAGGTCGTCCTGGTACAAGGCCACGGCCGACTTGCCGATGCGGAGCTCGGGCACTTCGACGTCGAGGTTGTCGGCGTCGATGACGCAGATCCAGTTGCGCTGGTAGGGCGTCAGGTCGAGCGCCTCGCAGTCCTCGCTCAGAGCCGGGTTGACCTTGACCACCTGCCCGCTGACCGGGGCGTAGAACTGTGCCCGGCGGCCTTTCTGGCGGAGGCTGAACAGCGGCTGGCCGGCTTTGACCGTCATGCCCACGTTGGGGAACTCGATGGAGTCCACCGGGCCGATGAGCTTCTTGGCGAAATCGTCCAGGCCGACCTTCACGGAGCCGTCCTGAGCCATGCTGGCCCAGCAATGGCCGCGGGAGATCAGCACCCCGCCCGGGATGGAGAACTCGCCGGCGCGGGCGCGCTGAGGCTCGGGCAGGTGGGTGATGTGGACCTGCGGCTGCAGCTGCTTGGCCAAGCGGTCCTGCCTCCGGATCAGGACCTTCTTCACGAAAGCCCGCAGCTCGTCCTCGGTGAAGGGCTTCTGCACATAATCCAGCGCGCCGTGCTTCATGCACTCCACCGCGGACTCCACGGTGGCGTAGCCGGTGATGATGACGACGTCGATGTCCGGGCGCATGTGCTTTACGGACTTGACGACCTCGACCCCGTCCAGCGCCGGCATGCGCAGGTCGGTGAAGACGAAATCGTAATGGTGGGTGCGGATGAGCCCCAGCGCCTCCTGGCCGGTCTCCACCGTGTCGACGCAGTAGCCGTCCAGCACCAGGATCTTGCGGAAGCTGTCCAGGATCACGGTCTCATCGTCCACGCAGAGGATGCGCGCCGCTGGGTCGGCGACCTCGGCGCGCTTGAGGGTCTTGGCCTCCCTCTGAAAATCGAGCTTGAGGCTCACGGCCAGGGCCGCCTCGCGCTCGCGCCGGATGCGCTGGTCGCGCAGCCTCTGGGCGGCCGACCGCACCGCCAGGTCGGCGAGCACGAACAGGATGACGGAAAGGAACAGGAACACGATCACCATGATGGGTCTCCTTCGGCATCGGGTCTGGTCATAGTCGCTCCGGACTGCACGAGCTCAGGCTCTTGAGGTCGTACTCCAGGTCCGCGGGCAGGACGCGGTAGAGCCAGCCCGCGAAGTACGGGTCCTTCTCCACCGCCGCAGGGTCCGCGGCCAGACGCTCGTTGCGCTCCACGACCCTGCCGCTGGCCGGGCAGAGCAGGCCGTGGCGCGCGCCGCCCTCGGAGACGAACGCGGCGCAGGGGGCGCCCTGGATGACTTCGCCGCCGGCCGGCGCCAGCTCCACCGCGCTCACTCCCTCCAGGGTCTTCAAGAAAGCATCTCCCGCGCCTATCAGGACGCTGCCCTCCGGCTCGGTCTTGAGCCAGCTGATGGTGCCCAGGCGGAAATATCCCGACGGGCACGGCGCCCAGCCCGTTTTTTGAAGCTTACTATATTTCAGTCCGCGCCGGACCACCGACGTCAGCTCGTCTTCGGTGAAAGGCTTGGGAAGGAAGTCGATGGCGCCCGCCGCCAGGGAGCGCACGGCGTTGTCCACCGTGGAATACCCCGTGACCATGACCACGGGGGTGCGCAGCCCCCGCCGCGCCGCTTCGGCGAGGAAGGCGAACCCGTCGAGGTCCGCCATCATGATGTCGCAGACGACGAGGCGGTAGGAGCGCTGCCGCAGGCGCTCCAGGCCCGCCGCCCCGCGGGCCGCGACGTCCACGGTCAGACCCTCGGCCGCGCAGATCTTGGCGACCGCCTGTCCGACCACGGGCTCGTCGTCGACGACCAGCACGTCGCGCTCCCGGCTCATGGCTTGACCGGGATGCGCAGCACGAAGGTGGTCCCGGCGCCGGGAGCGCTCTCCACGGCGATGGTCCCGTTGTGGTTGTCCATGATGCCCCAGACCACCGCCAGGCCCAGCCCGGTGCCCTTCTGCCCTTTGGTCGAATAGAAGGGCTCGAAGATCTTCTCCCGCACCTCCTGGGGCATGCCGCAGCCGTCGTCGCGGACCTTGAGCTCCACGAACTCCTTGCGGTCCATGCCGTCGACCTCCTCCCAGCGCTGCCAGCCGCAGCCCGGCCGCGTGCAGCCTTCCACGAGGCCCCGGGCCGGGACCTCGAAAACGTAGACCGCGGACCCGCACTCGGGGCAGACCTTCTTGTCGACGAGCAAAGAGACCGAGCACTCCGGGCACACGAACCGGGCCCCTGGGGCTCCGGCGGCGGCGACGGCGTGATGGTGCCCGCCCATGCCGTACATCGGGTTGAGGTAGAGGAACCCCTCGGCCTTATCGGAACGCACCCGGATGCGCACCGTGGGCCTGCCGTCGATGCGGACCTCCTCGTCCATGAGGCTGTGCCGCTTGGGGCAGACCGCCTTCTTGATCTGGGTGATGCCGATGGGGGAGAGGCTGAGCGCGGAGGAGGAGACGGTGATGGTCCCGCCCTTCGGCCCGATGGCGTCCGCGGCGTTGACGAAGAGGTTGATGAAGACCTGCTGCATCTGGTTGGCGTCCACGGTCACCTTGGGCATGTCCGGCGCCAGCGACAAGACGAGCCGGACGGCGTTGAGCGCGAGCTGGCTCTCGATGACCGTGGCGGCGCGCCCCACGATCTCGTTGATGTCGGCCTCCCCCTTCTTGGGGACCGACTGCCGCGCGAAATCCAGGAGGCTCTTGACGATCTCCCGGCTGCGGATGGTCTCGCGCACGATGACCTTAAGGTCCTCCTGCAGTTCCGGCTGGTCCTTGGTGCGCTTGAGCAGGAAGCTGCTGTAGGTGAGCACGCCGGTGAGCGGGTTGTTGATCTCGTGAGCGACGCCGGCCGCCAGGCGCCCCAGCGAGGCCAGCTTGTCGGACTGGAAGAGCTGCAGGCGCGCCTCGGAGAGCTTGCGGGTCATGTTGTTGAAGGACTGCGCCAGCAGGCCCAGCTCGTCGTCGCCGCGCTCCCGGATGGA
Encoded here:
- a CDS encoding formylglycine-generating enzyme family protein, which produces MTIPGGSFIMGSNQWANMKFFPSTTPRHKVTIKAFQMAKSTVTNKQYRACVQAGVCTPPHILLSKIIPEEGLSLYYDDRSYFEGDDQPVVGIDWNQAKTFSEWVGGRLPSEAEWEYAARSAGKEWKFPWGDAGATCRTAVMEGCVGRGTKPVCSTPAGNTTQGLCDMAGNVVQWVQDLYHQSYAGQPTDGTAWEFSEGPNQNDRVIRGSSWHSEVYLSGHRFLGDPADQGPALGFRPARSP
- the rsgA gene encoding ribosome small subunit-dependent GTPase A, which encodes MASRHIDLARLGWNEWFKKRAKCEPADTIARVAAVDRDLLLLMNQTGAFRAKLAGSYLYRHHLSQELPCVGDWVCVEKHPADDFGLVHMLLERRTALRRKSAGASVGYQMIAANIDHVIIVQSCHYDFNLKRLERYLVMVRDGGADPYVLLTKTDLVEPQVLASQLAELRAAGVTAPALTLSNVTREGIDELKRTLLPSKTYCFVGSSGVGKSTLINRLIGQEKLQTKGVSGTGEGRHTTVRRELIILESGAMVIDNPGMREFGILGAESGIDGSFPDIIGFASGCRYRNCSHTGEPGCAVLEAIDSGALSQEHYDNYIKLREESEFHQMSYVEKRRKDRDFGRYIKSAKKDLKNQ
- a CDS encoding amidohydrolase family protein; protein product: MSRTLSLPPLRDRHSHVSIYAALGDCPSILGLPQDEALLLLRGLPRDGLSIVVGWYSARVTFTPEELASLPPVVIVNYSLHGMLLSDRAKDRLRRSDPELVERHADPRWCELNLAAVLSLYGRLAGLDPEKLAAFMERLAGLGVGLAEDMLILDERSLDVIRASPWGKDLPCWADPGAFQGFSPRARQAVAGFKLFLDGALALHTAALSEPYLQGGLGTLLHSDEALQERLAGLARLGKPVAIHAIGGRAIEQALAALERLDRDGLRLPSVRLEHVQFIIEAQARRAKELGLALCMQPNFSVESRDYADRLPPALLRSLNPFRMLIDRMGFVPGRDLLLGSDGMPHGVEAAWQWGLFPLHESQRLTSDELAQGYGPAVPGGRTVRLLVDEERRLVRKA
- a CDS encoding methyltransferase domain-containing protein, encoding MTQAAKILELGCGANKTPGAVGVDRVAGPGVDVVHDLRRLPWPFPDSSFDELRLSHVLEHLDDVLGAMEEIHRIARPDAQVLIWTPHYSSMNSWTDPTHCVHMGLHPMDLFTKDARYDYTSARFAVLEKRITFGLGLLCLPGKLINAWSPDAFEKYFAFMFPARDLFFRLQVLK
- a CDS encoding glycosyltransferase family 4 protein produces the protein MATLPGLSVWMISAGFHPYVGGAEKQALELSVALLARGVRVRVLTRRLPGLAAYEEVRGVPVERLWCAGGGFLNALTFMASLWLRLWTGAREYSAVHVHLAGSPALPAALAGRLLGKRVIIKLGGGRGIGELATSDRTVGGRLKLRLLSWLKPQFAAVTEGLAQECAQFLGPVPVQVQPNGVDTARYRPVSADEKRALRRKLGWPEGLGFLYVGRLAPEKQLGRFLSAWCRAAADRPGFAALVGDGLEGEELRTLARASPLAGRIFVLASMERIAEAYAAADVFVLPSVSEGLSNALLEAMASGLAVLGSRVGGTAEAVEEGKTGLLFAPQDADELADKLGRFLAEPGLAGRLGAAAREKAARDFSLERVAESYEKLYSR
- a CDS encoding response regulator, producing the protein MVIVFLFLSVILFVLADLAVRSAAQRLRDQRIRREREAALAVSLKLDFQREAKTLKRAEVADPAARILCVDDETVILDSFRKILVLDGYCVDTVETGQEALGLIRTHHYDFVFTDLRMPALDGVEVVKSVKHMRPDIDVVIITGYATVESAVECMKHGALDYVQKPFTEDELRAFVKKVLIRRQDRLAKQLQPQVHITHLPEPQRARAGEFSIPGGVLISRGHCWASMAQDGSVKVGLDDFAKKLIGPVDSIEFPNVGMTVKAGQPLFSLRQKGRRAQFYAPVSGQVVKVNPALSEDCEALDLTPYQRNWICVIDADNLDVEVPELRIGKSAVALYQDDLERFRKLMGELAPQGGTDEYQDGALHVGELAQLGDTQWDRVAAEFFRPN
- a CDS encoding response regulator; the protein is MSRERDVLVVDDEPVVGQAVAKICAAEGLTVDVAARGAAGLERLRQRSYRLVVCDIMMADLDGFAFLAEAARRGLRTPVVMVTGYSTVDNAVRSLAAGAIDFLPKPFTEDELTSVVRRGLKYSKLQKTGWAPCPSGYFRLGTISWLKTEPEGSVLIGAGDAFLKTLEGVSAVELAPAGGEVIQGAPCAAFVSEGGARHGLLCPASGRVVERNERLAADPAAVEKDPYFAGWLYRVLPADLEYDLKSLSSCSPERL